A portion of the Pseudoalteromonas luteoviolacea genome contains these proteins:
- a CDS encoding CPBP family intramembrane glutamic endopeptidase, producing MNAHQYRWFELFSVFIFLPCVAYLFRAELANWLFPALITLMVVCTYLLLADPHFKRFRLTSLGQFSAIKKRLFSMFFIGALFSGMLYGLISQESWFSLPINSTLDWLVLLVAYPVLSVLPQELIFRSYFFHRYKRILPSKTVRVVLSASVFALAHCVYDNWMAIILSFLGGLLFSYTYAHSRSLAVCVLEHSLWGLWIFTIGAGKYLDTGVTFT from the coding sequence TTGAACGCACATCAATATCGATGGTTTGAATTATTCTCTGTTTTTATTTTTCTTCCTTGTGTCGCTTATTTATTTCGCGCAGAGCTAGCTAATTGGCTCTTTCCTGCACTAATTACACTGATGGTAGTGTGCACTTACTTACTCCTCGCTGACCCTCATTTTAAAAGGTTTAGGCTGACCAGCCTCGGACAGTTCTCAGCCATTAAAAAACGGTTGTTTTCAATGTTTTTTATTGGGGCACTTTTCTCTGGCATGCTTTACGGTTTAATTAGTCAAGAGAGCTGGTTTTCATTGCCTATCAATTCAACATTGGACTGGTTAGTCCTGTTAGTCGCCTACCCTGTGTTGTCCGTATTGCCACAAGAGCTCATTTTTAGAAGCTACTTTTTTCACCGATATAAACGCATTTTACCGAGTAAGACTGTCAGAGTGGTACTTAGCGCCAGTGTGTTTGCATTGGCTCATTGTGTATACGATAACTGGATGGCCATCATTTTGTCGTTTTTAGGCGGCTTGTTGTTTTCATACACCTATGCACACAGCCGATCATTAGCTGTATGTGTCTTAGAGCACAGTTTATGGGGGCTTTGGATATTTACAATTGGGGCGGGAAAATACTTAGATACGGGTGTCACGTTCACATAA
- a CDS encoding PepSY domain-containing protein, with protein MQLPLCFAILALVSALTINQAHATGQNTISKKEAVQLATTKQPGKTLKISLEGDYFVVRILQSDGRIVDIKVHKITGEVKKD; from the coding sequence ATGCAGTTGCCTTTATGTTTTGCTATTTTAGCGCTTGTTTCTGCCCTGACTATAAATCAGGCGCATGCGACTGGGCAAAACACGATAAGTAAAAAAGAAGCAGTACAATTAGCAACCACCAAACAACCTGGGAAAACACTTAAGATTTCCCTCGAAGGTGATTACTTTGTTGTACGTATTTTACAGAGCGACGGCAGGATAGTTGATATAAAAGTCCACAAAATAACGGGTGAAGTGAAGAAGGACTGA
- a CDS encoding YciI family protein, producing the protein MLYMIYSTDVENSLEKRMKARPAHLARLNALKEENRLFAAGPLPAIDDENPGDAGFTGSLVIAEFSSLEEAKTWADADPYIEAGVYANSVVKPYKKVLP; encoded by the coding sequence ATGCTTTACATGATTTACTCAACGGATGTGGAAAACTCTCTAGAAAAACGTATGAAAGCAAGGCCTGCTCATTTAGCGCGCCTAAACGCGTTAAAAGAGGAAAATAGGCTGTTTGCAGCAGGTCCCCTGCCTGCGATCGATGATGAAAACCCAGGAGATGCTGGGTTTACCGGTTCATTAGTCATCGCAGAGTTTTCTTCTTTAGAAGAAGCAAAAACATGGGCTGATGCCGACCCTTATATCGAAGCAGGCGTGTATGCGAATAGCGTAGTCAAACCATATAAGAAAGTACTACCTTAA
- a CDS encoding TIGR01777 family oxidoreductase translates to MNILITGGTGLIGQELCKFLINKYNLVVLTRNELKARQLIGQNSRFVACLSEVDFNDIDIIINLAGEPIADKRWSDKQKQAIIDSRVGITQQISDYVNAAETPPHTFISGSAIGFYGRQNADVLVDETFDKPYDEFSHQLCRDWEQAALSSQSEKTRVCLLRTGVVLSRRGGALKKMLPAFSWGMGGPMGSGEQIMSWIHIDDMIQLILFLIRHTELHGAFNATAPQPVSNKEFTNCLANVLNRPAFFWLPERFLKWAFGEMSDILLYGQKVIPKKALDANYRFRYQSLEEALKQIMH, encoded by the coding sequence ATGAATATATTGATCACGGGTGGAACCGGACTAATTGGGCAGGAACTTTGTAAGTTTTTAATCAACAAATACAACTTGGTCGTGTTGACTAGGAATGAGTTAAAAGCAAGACAGCTAATTGGGCAAAACTCACGCTTTGTCGCCTGTCTATCAGAAGTGGACTTCAATGATATTGACATCATCATTAACCTTGCAGGAGAGCCCATCGCTGACAAAAGATGGAGTGACAAACAAAAGCAAGCAATCATCGACAGTCGAGTAGGTATTACACAGCAAATCTCTGACTATGTGAATGCCGCAGAAACTCCTCCCCATACATTCATCTCCGGTAGTGCCATTGGATTTTATGGCAGACAAAATGCGGATGTTTTAGTCGATGAAACATTCGACAAGCCCTATGACGAATTTAGCCATCAATTATGTCGTGACTGGGAGCAGGCTGCTTTATCGAGCCAGAGTGAAAAGACCAGAGTCTGTTTACTGCGAACTGGCGTTGTTTTGTCTCGTCGCGGCGGTGCACTCAAGAAAATGTTACCTGCATTTTCGTGGGGTATGGGTGGACCGATGGGGTCGGGAGAGCAAATTATGTCTTGGATACATATCGACGACATGATCCAACTTATTTTATTCCTTATCCGCCATACTGAGCTTCATGGTGCATTCAATGCCACGGCTCCTCAGCCTGTATCAAATAAAGAGTTTACAAATTGTCTTGCAAACGTCCTAAATCGTCCAGCATTTTTCTGGCTTCCTGAGCGTTTTTTAAAGTGGGCGTTTGGGGAAATGTCTGATATTTTACTTTATGGCCAAAAAGTAATCCCTAAAAAAGCCCTCGATGCAAATTACAGATTCCGCTACCAATCATTAGAAGAAGCATTAAAGCAAATAATGCACTAA
- a CDS encoding ATP-binding protein produces MVSSAQVSLKIRQGFILVFVLIVALPALFFSIGRAYYATLIDATEKTLEAHLYSLISEVEFLSDGISMPRTILAPELNRLNSDTYALVYQENTLVWYSESAVNLTVTPDVSQTQAGASEFKKVRYNGEDYRQLSLTVILGNADQSQQAKFILLKKNSALLALMSEFRNTLVNWMLIMGVVIAALMAIGFVWNARPLQRLDKEIKEIEAGEREKISGLYPVELTTIKADLNLLLDSQKRQKERYRASLSDLAHALKTPLAVLKSSPLAADSEAQEQLDRINAMIEHQLKRAATGGSDTWKKQTKVKPVLDSILNAMGKVYLDKRIDFSAHCDQNAAFLGDKTDLMEILGNIIDNACKACVHKVDITVKTDTVKGIIFIISDDGPGIPENKREELLQRGSRLDTYEAGHGVGMAIVSDLVASYHGKIIIEYSELGGAQFTIEFSDDQNH; encoded by the coding sequence GTGGTAAGTAGTGCACAAGTATCTCTTAAAATAAGACAAGGGTTTATCCTTGTCTTTGTTTTAATCGTCGCGTTGCCCGCATTGTTTTTCTCTATTGGGCGCGCTTATTATGCCACCTTAATTGATGCCACTGAAAAAACCCTTGAAGCACATCTTTACTCATTAATTTCGGAAGTGGAGTTTTTATCTGATGGTATTTCAATGCCAAGGACAATCCTCGCACCAGAATTAAATCGTCTAAACTCGGATACCTATGCGTTAGTCTATCAAGAAAATACGCTTGTTTGGTACTCCGAATCCGCGGTAAATCTCACTGTCACACCTGATGTATCTCAGACACAAGCTGGCGCGTCTGAATTTAAGAAAGTCCGGTACAATGGAGAGGATTACCGACAGCTGAGCTTAACCGTGATTTTGGGGAATGCAGACCAATCCCAACAGGCAAAGTTCATATTATTAAAGAAAAACTCAGCGCTGCTTGCACTGATGTCGGAGTTTAGAAACACCCTCGTCAACTGGATGTTGATTATGGGTGTAGTGATTGCTGCATTGATGGCAATCGGGTTCGTATGGAATGCTCGCCCACTTCAAAGGCTAGATAAAGAGATAAAAGAAATCGAAGCCGGTGAGCGGGAGAAGATATCAGGTTTATACCCTGTAGAACTCACGACAATAAAAGCCGACCTCAACCTACTGCTAGACTCGCAAAAGCGACAAAAAGAGCGCTATCGTGCCTCTTTAAGTGATCTTGCACATGCTTTGAAAACACCATTAGCGGTACTGAAATCGAGTCCTCTCGCCGCCGATTCGGAAGCACAAGAGCAGTTAGATCGCATCAACGCAATGATCGAACACCAGCTTAAACGAGCTGCGACTGGCGGCTCTGATACCTGGAAAAAGCAAACAAAAGTAAAACCTGTACTTGATTCTATCCTCAATGCAATGGGTAAGGTCTACCTAGACAAAAGAATAGACTTCTCGGCTCATTGCGATCAAAACGCCGCATTTCTTGGTGATAAAACCGATTTGATGGAAATTTTGGGTAATATCATCGATAATGCATGTAAAGCATGTGTGCATAAAGTTGATATCACTGTTAAAACGGACACCGTAAAAGGGATTATATTCATAATAAGTGATGATGGCCCAGGGATCCCTGAAAACAAACGAGAAGAACTTTTACAACGTGGCTCTAGGTTAGACACCTATGAAGCGGGGCACGGTGTTGGTATGGCAATTGTTTCTGATCTGGTTGCTTCCTATCATGGCAAAATCATTATTGAGTATAGTGAGCTTGGCGGTGCCCAATTTACAATAGAGTTTAGCGATGACCAAAACCATTAA
- the trpA gene encoding tryptophan synthase subunit alpha yields MSRYSNLFTRLNDAREGAFVPFVTLGDPTKEISIDIVKSLIDGGADALELGIPFSDPIADGPVIQAANIRALESKINTQDCFDIIREIREYNADIPIGLLLYSNLIFAQGLENFYQQAKDAGVDSILVADVPLHESKMFRQAAQQAEIEPIFIATPNASDDTLRQCASYGRGYTYLLSRSGVTGTETKAEMPADTMINKLHEYNAAPTLLGFGISAPEHVQAAIKSGAAGAISGSAVVKIIEDNLNEPTLMCERLREFVATMKAATAK; encoded by the coding sequence ATGAGCCGTTACAGCAACTTATTTACACGCCTAAATGACGCCAGAGAAGGTGCATTTGTGCCGTTTGTTACTTTAGGCGATCCGACAAAAGAAATCAGTATTGATATCGTAAAAAGCTTGATAGACGGCGGTGCTGATGCGCTAGAACTTGGGATCCCATTCTCAGATCCAATTGCAGATGGTCCGGTGATCCAAGCGGCAAATATCCGTGCACTTGAAAGTAAAATCAATACACAAGACTGTTTTGATATCATTCGCGAGATCAGAGAGTACAATGCAGACATTCCTATCGGTCTACTTTTGTATTCCAACTTAATCTTTGCACAAGGTCTGGAAAACTTTTATCAACAGGCAAAAGATGCGGGAGTTGATTCTATCTTAGTCGCTGACGTGCCTCTACATGAATCAAAAATGTTCAGACAGGCTGCGCAACAAGCTGAAATTGAGCCCATCTTCATCGCAACGCCTAACGCCAGTGATGATACGCTGCGCCAATGTGCAAGCTATGGCCGCGGGTACACTTACTTGTTATCACGTTCAGGCGTAACGGGTACAGAAACTAAAGCGGAAATGCCAGCAGATACCATGATCAACAAACTGCACGAATATAATGCAGCTCCTACGTTATTAGGTTTTGGTATCTCTGCACCGGAACACGTACAAGCAGCCATTAAGTCAGGCGCAGCAGGTGCAATTTCAGGTTCAGCCGTCGTGAAAATTATTGAAGATAATTTGAATGAGCCAACACTGATGTGCGAGCGTTTGCGTGAGTTTGTTGCAACCATGAAGGCTGCAACCGCCAAGTAA
- a CDS encoding inner membrane-spanning protein YciB codes for MAFIVEYLPLILFFLVYKFMDIFWATGILIVASLIQMAWQYFKEGAISQRHWIFFAIALLLGGLTILFQDEQFIMWKATIIYAALAITLLVSHHVLGKNLTQKALLGVLNSAMKQMHQTDQSNNKQSKQQRAEDLPIPDSLFVQLNLAWSALFFIIAILNLIVAYTFSLDFWVNFKVFGLMAITFIAVMLTIAKVSKYLPEDE; via the coding sequence ATGGCATTTATCGTTGAATATTTACCCCTTATCCTATTTTTTCTCGTCTATAAATTTATGGATATATTTTGGGCTACGGGTATCTTAATTGTCGCATCTTTAATACAAATGGCATGGCAATATTTTAAAGAGGGCGCAATCTCTCAACGGCATTGGATCTTCTTTGCCATCGCTTTATTGCTCGGCGGATTAACCATACTGTTCCAAGACGAACAGTTCATCATGTGGAAAGCCACTATCATATACGCTGCGCTGGCTATCACACTACTGGTGTCACACCATGTGTTAGGTAAAAACCTCACCCAAAAAGCTTTGCTCGGTGTCCTTAATAGTGCCATGAAGCAAATGCATCAAACTGATCAAAGCAACAATAAACAATCCAAACAGCAAAGAGCCGAAGATCTCCCAATCCCCGATTCACTCTTTGTGCAGCTTAATCTCGCTTGGTCAGCACTCTTTTTCATCATTGCGATATTAAATTTAATCGTAGCGTATACTTTTTCGCTCGATTTTTGGGTCAACTTTAAGGTCTTTGGTTTGATGGCAATCACTTTTATCGCCGTCATGTTAACCATCGCTAAGGTATCTAAATACCTTCCAGAAGATGAATAA
- a CDS encoding HU family DNA-binding protein has protein sequence MNKSELVSAMSERNELTKKDSKAALDSILNAITKRLSEGDPVALSGFGTLTLSYHPAKAGRNPKTGEEIIIEGQNKVLFKPAKAFKDALAD, from the coding sequence ATGAATAAGAGTGAATTAGTTTCAGCGATGTCTGAGCGCAACGAACTGACTAAAAAGGATTCAAAAGCAGCGTTAGACAGCATTTTAAATGCCATTACAAAACGATTGTCAGAGGGCGATCCTGTTGCATTATCTGGTTTTGGCACGTTGACGCTAAGCTATCATCCTGCAAAGGCGGGAAGAAACCCAAAAACTGGGGAAGAAATTATCATAGAAGGTCAAAATAAAGTGTTATTTAAACCAGCTAAGGCATTTAAGGATGCCCTAGCTGATTAG
- a CDS encoding sodium-dependent transporter, whose product MSANREQFSSRLGFILAAAGSAVGIGNLVGFPVSAAKNGGGAFLIVYALFVIFICLPVMIAEMALGRKAQKDPYGAYHSLTGGDKKWSFAGALAVLTPFMIAVFYMVITVWIFGYLVQTVMGNLDQLATPSNFGVFINEYSVFGYMAGVAILVNLILVGGVKEGIEKAAKLMMPALFVLLIGLVAYVLTLDNAMAGVRYYIVPDFSKMDASVLNGALSQAFFSLSLGMGILITYASYISKKEDIVGSSKMVAVTDSLVAFIAGLMVLPAIFSFNPDVKLDELSDSSVSMIFVYLPQLFLTMQADIGYTGASIVAGIFFLLVFFAAITSLVSIVEVPTASLMEAKGFSRKKSLTVLAVSTGVLTVMCTMSFGMVEWLTKFTQYGGVDKSFFDIVSDVFYDTILPFNGLLLCLFVTYRWRKASLSDELSQGCESYKGSFMEKYVNFSLSTFIPVILLVIFVNTVATKYFAVSLFGF is encoded by the coding sequence ATGAGTGCAAATCGCGAGCAATTTAGCTCTCGACTGGGTTTCATTTTGGCAGCGGCAGGGTCCGCTGTGGGGATCGGAAATCTAGTTGGATTCCCAGTTTCTGCTGCAAAAAATGGCGGCGGTGCATTTTTAATCGTTTATGCGCTGTTTGTTATATTTATTTGTCTACCCGTTATGATTGCTGAAATGGCCTTGGGTCGTAAAGCGCAAAAAGATCCGTATGGTGCTTATCATTCTTTAACTGGGGGTGATAAAAAGTGGTCGTTTGCTGGAGCATTGGCTGTATTAACGCCATTTATGATTGCAGTTTTTTACATGGTTATCACTGTTTGGATTTTTGGCTATCTGGTGCAAACTGTCATGGGGAACCTGGACCAGCTAGCAACCCCGAGTAATTTTGGTGTTTTTATTAACGAGTATAGTGTTTTTGGTTATATGGCCGGTGTCGCTATCTTGGTGAATCTTATTTTAGTCGGTGGCGTAAAAGAAGGTATCGAAAAGGCTGCCAAGCTGATGATGCCAGCATTATTTGTCCTCTTGATCGGTTTAGTAGCTTATGTGTTGACTCTCGATAATGCGATGGCTGGTGTACGTTATTACATTGTTCCTGACTTTTCTAAAATGGATGCCAGTGTCTTAAATGGTGCGCTGTCACAAGCATTTTTCTCATTGTCACTCGGTATGGGTATTTTGATTACTTATGCGTCTTACATTTCTAAGAAAGAAGACATTGTAGGTAGCTCAAAAATGGTAGCAGTCACTGATTCGTTAGTGGCATTTATTGCAGGCCTAATGGTACTACCTGCTATTTTCAGCTTTAACCCAGACGTTAAACTTGACGAGTTATCAGATTCATCTGTTTCCATGATTTTTGTATATTTACCTCAGCTATTCTTAACGATGCAAGCCGATATCGGGTATACAGGTGCATCGATTGTTGCGGGTATATTCTTCTTATTGGTATTTTTCGCGGCGATCACCTCTTTGGTATCAATCGTAGAAGTACCGACAGCAAGCTTAATGGAAGCTAAAGGTTTCAGCCGTAAAAAGTCATTGACGGTATTGGCTGTATCGACAGGTGTGTTAACTGTGATGTGTACAATGTCTTTTGGCATGGTTGAGTGGTTGACGAAGTTTACCCAGTATGGCGGTGTGGATAAGAGCTTTTTTGATATTGTTTCTGATGTATTCTACGACACGATCTTACCGTTTAACGGCTTGTTACTATGTTTGTTTGTTACTTACCGTTGGAGAAAGGCGAGCTTATCTGATGAACTGTCACAGGGCTGTGAAAGCTATAAAGGCAGCTTTATGGAGAAGTACGTCAACTTCTCGCTGTCGACGTTTATTCCGGTGATTTTGCTGGTGATATTCGTCAATACAGTTGCAACCAAGTACTTTGCTGTTAGTTTGTTTGGTTTCTAA
- a CDS encoding AI-2E family transporter translates to MSSLTGINKSLVVLASLFIVLAGVKLANDILVPFILAAFIAIICNPLLKFFASYRIPKGAAIVIIIALVALLGMSLAGLVGQSLNDFSQQLPSYREALQSKFIWLVDTAANYNILIDKQQLISLFDPGKMIDVATNMLAGFGGVMANIFLILLTVVFMLFEAPMLSKKVHIALDDPQMKMQQIDRFLNSINSYLAIKTLVSLATGVLACFLLWLLDVDYFVLWGVLAFLLNYIPNIGSIIAAVPPVLLALVTHGPVVSGLVAAGYLSINTIMGNIIEPKYMGKGVGLSTLVVFVSLIFWGWLLGTVGMLLSVPLTMVVKIGLENSEDGRWLATMLGSYEEAKN, encoded by the coding sequence GTGTCATCATTGACCGGCATAAACAAGAGCTTAGTTGTATTGGCCTCATTATTCATTGTATTGGCAGGTGTAAAACTTGCGAATGACATTTTAGTGCCGTTTATTTTAGCTGCATTTATTGCGATTATTTGCAATCCCTTACTCAAGTTTTTCGCCAGTTATCGTATTCCAAAAGGGGCTGCTATTGTGATTATAATCGCACTGGTGGCGTTATTAGGAATGAGTTTGGCGGGCTTGGTTGGTCAGTCTCTAAATGACTTTTCTCAGCAGTTACCAAGTTACAGAGAAGCACTTCAAAGTAAATTTATTTGGTTGGTTGATACCGCTGCGAATTACAACATATTGATCGATAAGCAACAGCTCATTTCTTTATTTGACCCAGGAAAAATGATTGATGTGGCTACTAATATGCTGGCAGGGTTTGGAGGAGTCATGGCCAATATCTTCTTAATTTTGCTAACGGTCGTATTTATGTTATTTGAGGCGCCGATGCTCAGTAAAAAAGTACATATTGCATTGGACGATCCACAAATGAAGATGCAACAAATTGATCGCTTTTTAAATTCAATCAATAGTTACTTGGCTATTAAAACGTTAGTTTCTTTGGCTACAGGTGTATTAGCGTGCTTTTTATTGTGGTTGCTTGATGTAGATTATTTTGTACTATGGGGAGTATTGGCTTTCTTACTCAATTATATCCCAAATATCGGTTCAATAATCGCTGCTGTGCCTCCCGTTTTGTTAGCCTTAGTAACACACGGTCCGGTCGTGAGTGGTTTGGTTGCGGCAGGATATTTATCTATCAATACCATCATGGGTAATATTATTGAGCCAAAATACATGGGCAAAGGCGTTGGGCTCTCCACTTTGGTTGTGTTTGTATCTTTAATATTTTGGGGCTGGTTACTCGGTACGGTAGGTATGTTGTTGTCCGTCCCCTTGACGATGGTGGTAAAAATTGGCCTAGAAAATAGCGAAGATGGTCGCTGGTTAGCGACCATGCTAGGGAGTTATGAAGAGGCTAAAAATTAG
- a CDS encoding response regulator transcription factor gives MRILVIEDDVQLAENLRNVLEKEKYSVDLCHDGENGLFHLTEYPLDLAVVDLGLPKLDGVELIKRARAQDIKIPILILTARDRWQEKVEGLDAGADDYLTKPFHVEELIARCNALIRRSAGQANPEISIGPITLHTRSQQVFVNERELSLTAYEYKVLEYLMVNPHKVISKSELTEHIYDQDFDLDSNVIEVFVLRLRKKLDPDGSLNPVETLRGRGYRFKTQW, from the coding sequence ATGCGAATTTTAGTAATTGAAGATGATGTACAACTGGCTGAAAACCTAAGAAATGTACTAGAAAAAGAAAAATACAGCGTTGACCTGTGTCATGATGGCGAAAACGGCCTTTTTCATTTGACAGAGTATCCGCTTGATTTAGCTGTTGTCGATTTAGGCTTGCCCAAATTAGACGGGGTAGAATTAATTAAACGTGCTCGTGCGCAAGATATCAAAATCCCAATTTTGATATTAACTGCCCGTGACCGTTGGCAAGAAAAAGTAGAAGGCTTAGATGCAGGTGCTGATGACTATCTCACCAAGCCATTCCATGTTGAAGAGTTAATCGCGCGTTGTAATGCCCTGATCAGAAGAAGTGCTGGTCAAGCTAACCCTGAAATCAGCATTGGTCCAATCACATTACATACACGTTCTCAGCAAGTGTTCGTTAATGAAAGAGAACTCTCACTGACCGCTTACGAGTACAAAGTGCTTGAATACTTAATGGTCAATCCTCACAAAGTAATTTCTAAATCAGAGCTTACAGAGCATATCTATGATCAAGACTTTGACTTAGACTCTAACGTCATTGAAGTATTTGTTTTACGGTTACGTAAAAAACTAGACCCAGATGGTTCATTGAACCCAGTGGAAACCTTACGTGGTAGAGGCTATAGGTTCAAAACTCAGTGGTAA
- a CDS encoding EAL domain-containing protein produces the protein MHSKYLLSLREAFIALLPYFVSSALALLIINSALFFNLINKSNELYAVLFNGAALILNLFPLIVATSIGFFICKNYGQSGIIGAMLALLSFSLHGQYIIFVQNNFELNPTGATPFAIIIPSISSLLLVLCMRLQPNFDSYLYRVSHFLSEKLRTLLPFSLVFFSFYLFMPILFAIGDIIASWITPDTTNTSVAWLTYQRMLITHGLWFLGIHGDNTFDMLLSPQFLSQPILPGISAKTFYDTFVLISGTGCFAGLILAALCLQRSGHERNIAKLSIPFTIFNFCEIIVFALPIFLNPIMLVPFILVPSVNFLFAYFVLSHGWVGVTNIELSWMTPALVSGYKVSGGVSGVILQSCLIVTSALIYYPFLYWHNRQINFESAINKLTDKLKISEQLRSTGESVFIAHQRDIDYASKELNQVLNDISAGKLKLYYQPQICQISATVNGFEALLRLQKPSGNLVGPYFLDTLIKHDQTDIIDKWVIEQAQRDLAYFRKKDFFPIISININPKVMTDHVLINYLCEKFHQFPNQLKIEVVESGYLSDKNKVIKNILKLRSSKIETVIDDFGTGYSSLSMLADLPIDIVKLDKSLLDNAQEESGADFYTYVVELLHKMDKHLVAEGVESQRQLEFVRGLQIETVQGWYYQKALPKQEIIPYQEHFSSNNS, from the coding sequence TTGCACAGCAAGTACTTACTCTCGCTGCGAGAGGCGTTCATTGCTCTTTTACCCTACTTTGTCAGCAGTGCTCTTGCACTTCTTATTATAAACAGCGCCTTATTTTTTAATTTAATCAATAAAAGTAATGAATTATATGCTGTGTTATTTAATGGTGCAGCGCTAATTTTGAATTTATTTCCACTCATAGTCGCTACCTCTATCGGCTTTTTTATCTGTAAAAATTACGGCCAAAGCGGGATCATTGGGGCCATGCTGGCATTGCTGAGTTTCTCACTGCATGGCCAGTATATTATTTTCGTGCAAAATAACTTTGAACTTAATCCCACAGGCGCAACGCCATTCGCAATTATCATTCCCAGCATTAGTAGTTTGCTGCTTGTGTTATGCATGCGTCTTCAGCCAAACTTCGATAGTTATTTATATCGGGTCAGCCACTTTTTAAGTGAAAAGTTACGCACGCTCCTCCCTTTCTCTTTGGTTTTTTTCAGTTTCTACCTGTTTATGCCAATCCTCTTTGCCATCGGTGATATCATTGCTTCGTGGATCACTCCAGATACCACCAATACCTCCGTTGCTTGGCTAACCTATCAAAGAATGCTTATTACACATGGTCTGTGGTTTCTTGGGATCCATGGAGATAATACATTTGATATGCTACTCAGCCCTCAGTTTTTATCACAACCGATCTTGCCCGGTATCTCTGCAAAAACATTTTATGACACTTTCGTTCTCATTAGTGGTACAGGCTGTTTTGCGGGCTTGATTCTGGCTGCGCTGTGCCTGCAACGCAGTGGGCATGAACGCAACATAGCCAAACTTTCTATTCCTTTTACTATCTTTAACTTTTGTGAAATTATCGTTTTTGCCCTGCCTATATTTTTAAACCCGATTATGCTTGTTCCTTTCATTTTGGTACCAAGTGTTAACTTTTTATTCGCTTACTTTGTGTTAAGTCATGGCTGGGTGGGCGTAACAAATATTGAGCTCAGCTGGATGACTCCCGCACTCGTTAGTGGTTATAAAGTATCTGGAGGTGTGTCTGGTGTCATTTTGCAAAGCTGTCTGATTGTTACCAGTGCGCTTATCTACTACCCCTTTCTATACTGGCACAACCGCCAAATCAACTTTGAAAGCGCCATTAATAAGCTCACCGATAAATTAAAAATATCAGAGCAATTACGCAGTACAGGTGAATCCGTATTCATCGCACACCAACGAGATATTGACTATGCCAGCAAAGAGCTTAACCAAGTACTAAATGATATCAGTGCAGGAAAGCTCAAATTATATTACCAACCACAAATTTGTCAGATCTCAGCGACTGTAAATGGGTTTGAAGCGCTTTTACGGCTGCAAAAGCCAAGTGGCAATCTGGTCGGCCCATACTTTTTGGACACATTAATAAAACATGATCAAACGGACATTATTGATAAGTGGGTTATCGAGCAAGCCCAACGTGACCTTGCGTATTTTAGAAAAAAAGATTTTTTCCCTATCATTAGCATCAATATAAACCCTAAAGTCATGACTGATCACGTGCTCATTAACTATCTCTGCGAAAAGTTTCATCAATTTCCTAATCAACTAAAGATAGAAGTTGTCGAGTCCGGTTACTTAAGTGACAAAAATAAAGTCATCAAAAATATCCTCAAACTTCGCTCTTCAAAAATAGAAACTGTGATTGATGATTTTGGCACTGGCTACTCAAGTTTATCAATGTTAGCCGATCTACCTATTGATATTGTTAAGTTAGATAAATCACTTTTAGATAATGCACAAGAAGAGTCAGGTGCAGATTTTTACACCTATGTAGTTGAATTACTACATAAAATGGATAAACACTTAGTCGCTGAAGGAGTAGAGTCTCAGCGTCAACTCGAGTTTGTTCGTGGTCTACAAATTGAAACTGTTCAGGGATGGTATTATCAGAAGGCTTTGCCCAAGCAAGAGATCATACCCTATCAAGAGCACTTCTCTTCCAATAACAGTTAG